A part of Acropora palmata chromosome 6, jaAcrPala1.3, whole genome shotgun sequence genomic DNA contains:
- the LOC141884480 gene encoding uncharacterized protein LOC141884480, which yields MPLVEQSESGDRCSFRLRRIGTAATFPGISDTFKINKEITIVGRNPASSDIFLDSNQNKVMISRLHARIISEKDEVGKHSFRISDTSLNGTFVNDVKITDSCDLYPGDTVTFGHLKGAVLNPGIFAEQPDSEFRFAFEKYPTTPPEKGRKLLADKSSSSPEFQKKTQRHTSPETGPKTPLLSFAALPELSALVTPGTPVHGTECSSTHENTRLPDSMHGKHNWRQHFVSDSSDSEHSDNDLVAYASAAVVAMEESDDDIFSIQLPESPKCLTDVHSHTKQTEALHIISGEAKSYAQGKNKSNCKRFKSAKGGDCSRVKIAKKRPRKSSLGTRRRTAQRKSSRRRNAMADQEEDDQLLYDTCASVDCVHPHNNQKVVDWVQCDDCDAWYHVICTGLTLRSVQPKTALFHCGCA from the exons ATGCCTCTGGTGGAGCAGTCGGAGTCCGGCGATCGCTGCTCGTTTCGTTTACGACGAATCGGAACGGCGGCAACCTTTCCTGGGATCTCAGACACATTCAA aataaataaagaaatcacTATAGTTGGAAGGAATCCTGCCTCTTCTGACATATTTCTAGATTCAAATCAGAATAAGGTTATGATATCAAGACTCCATGCTAGAATCATCTCAGAGAAAGATGAAGTAGGGAAGCATTCCTTCAGAATCTCTGACACAAGCCTCAATGGCACATTTGTGAATGATGTGAAGATCACTGACTCCTGCGATCTGTATCCTGGTGATACAGTGACATTTGGTCATCTTAAGGGGGCAGTATTGAATCCTGGGATATTTGCAGAACAGCCAGATTCAGAGTTTCGTTTTGCT TTTGAGAAATACCCTACCACACCACCTGAAAAAGGCAGGAAATTGCTTGCAGATAAAAGCAGTTCCTCACCGGAATTTCAAAAAAAG ACACAAAGGCACACCTCCCCAGAGACTGGTCCAAAAACCCCTTTGTTGTCTTTTGCTGCTTTGCCAGAACTCTCTGCTCTTGTAACTCCTGGAACACCAGTTCATGGCACAGAATGCTCATCAACTCACGAAAATACAAG aTTACCTGATTCAATGCATGGTAAACATAACTGGAGACAGCATTTTGTTAGCGACAGCTCTGACTCAGAACACAGTGACAATGATCTTGTGGCTTATGCATCTGCTGCAGTTGTGGCTATGGAGGAGAGTGATGATGATATATTTTCAATCCAGCTTCCAGAATCTCCTAAATGCTTGACTGATGTACACTCACATACTAAGCAGACAGAGGCCTTACATATCATAAGTGGTGAGGCAAAATCATATGCACAAGGCAAGAACAAATCAAACTGCAAACGATTCAAGAGTGCAAAAGGAGGAGATTGCAGTCGTGTTAAAATAG CCAAGAAAAGACCCAGGAAATCTAGCCTGGGAACCAGAAGGCGAACAGCACAAAGAAAGTCGTCGAGAAGGAGGAATGCTATGGCTGACCAAGAGGAGGATGATCAGTTATTGTACGACACATGTGCATCTGTTGACTGTGTCCACCCTCACAACAATCAAAAGGTTGTGGACTGGGTTCAGTGTGATGATTGTGATGCTTGGTATCACGTCATCTGTACAGGACTCACACTTAGATCAGTTCAACCAAAAACCGCTCTTTTCCACTGTGGGTGTGCCTGA